The Thermus thermamylovorans genome includes a region encoding these proteins:
- a CDS encoding c-type cytochrome: MAKALIPLLLGFLLPLAWAQSGPALYNQYCASCHQASGQGLPGAFPPLAGHVQEILAKKEGRAYLIQVVLFGLQGQIRVRGQTYSGVMPGWAAQLKDDQVAAILNHVATSFGNRLPPGQGPFTPQEVAQERAKRLTPDRVYALRRALGL; encoded by the coding sequence ATGGCCAAAGCCCTGATCCCCCTGCTCCTGGGGTTTCTCCTGCCCCTGGCCTGGGCCCAGTCGGGACCTGCCCTCTACAACCAGTACTGCGCCAGCTGCCACCAGGCGAGCGGCCAGGGCCTTCCCGGGGCCTTCCCGCCCCTGGCGGGGCATGTGCAGGAGATCCTCGCCAAAAAGGAGGGGCGGGCCTACCTGATCCAGGTGGTCCTCTTCGGGCTTCAGGGCCAGATCCGGGTCCGGGGCCAGACCTATAGCGGGGTCATGCCGGGCTGGGCCGCCCAGCTCAAGGACGACCAGGTGGCCGCCATCCTGAACCACGTGGCCACCAGCTTCGGCAACCGGCTGCCCCCGGGACAGGGGCCCTTCACCCCCCAGGAGGTGGCCCAGGAGCGGGCCAAAAGGCTCACCCCGGACCGGGTCTACGCCCTGCGCCGGGCCCTGGGGCTTTAG
- the nadC gene encoding carboxylating nicotinate-nucleotide diphosphorylase: MGAMVPEATLRAWLQEDLGHGDLTSQLVVPEGLWGQAVILAKAEGVVAGLPVAREVFALADTRVAFTPLVAEGAEVAPGQELARLEGPLRGILAGERLALNLLGRLSGIATLTRSYVEALRGTGTQVLDTRKTTPGLRALEKYAVRVGGGKNHRFGLFDGILLKENHLRAAGGVAQAVRRAKAGAPHHLKVEVEVTSLAELEEALEAGADLILLDNFSVEDLREAVRRAGGRVPLEASGNMTPERARQAAEAGVDYVSVGALTHSAKALDLSLLVVYP, encoded by the coding sequence ATGGGAGCGATGGTGCCGGAGGCGACCTTGAGGGCCTGGCTCCAGGAGGATCTGGGCCACGGGGACCTGACCAGCCAGCTGGTGGTGCCGGAGGGCCTCTGGGGCCAGGCGGTGATCCTGGCCAAGGCGGAGGGGGTGGTGGCCGGGCTCCCCGTGGCCCGGGAGGTCTTCGCCTTGGCGGACACCCGGGTGGCCTTCACGCCGCTGGTAGCGGAAGGGGCAGAGGTGGCCCCGGGACAGGAGCTGGCCCGCCTCGAGGGGCCCCTAAGGGGCATCCTGGCGGGGGAGCGGCTGGCCCTGAACCTCCTCGGGCGCCTTTCCGGGATCGCCACCCTCACCCGAAGCTACGTGGAGGCCCTGAGGGGCACGGGGACTCAGGTCCTGGACACCCGCAAGACCACCCCAGGCCTAAGGGCCCTGGAGAAGTACGCGGTGCGGGTGGGCGGGGGGAAGAACCACCGCTTCGGCCTCTTTGACGGGATCCTCCTCAAGGAGAACCACCTCCGGGCGGCGGGGGGGGTGGCCCAGGCGGTGCGCCGGGCCAAGGCCGGGGCCCCCCACCACCTGAAGGTGGAGGTGGAGGTGACGAGCCTGGCGGAGCTGGAGGAGGCCCTGGAGGCGGGGGCGGACCTGATCCTCCTGGACAACTTCTCCGTGGAAGACCTGCGGGAGGCGGTGCGCCGCGCGGGGGGGCGGGTGCCCCTGGAAGCCAGCGGCAACATGACCCCGGAGCGCGCCCGCCAGGCGGCGGAGGCCGGGGTGGACTACGTGAGCGTGGGGGCCCTCACCCACTCCGCCAAGGCCCTGGACCTCTCCCTGCTGGTGGTGTACCCCTGA
- the paaD gene encoding 1,2-phenylacetyl-CoA epoxidase subunit PaaD has protein sequence MVGRYWEALKGVKDPEIPVLDIVEMGMVLSVEEEGNRVRVVFRPTFSGCPALALIREEIGRALKAAGAEEVEVVEARTPWSTEEMAEEARAKLLAYGIAPPLPLPLAHQDPACPRCGSRQVGLKNAFGATLCKSLYQCNACGEVFEAFKAV, from the coding sequence GTGGTAGGGCGCTACTGGGAGGCCCTGAAGGGGGTCAAGGACCCGGAGATCCCCGTCCTGGACATCGTGGAGATGGGGATGGTCCTTTCCGTGGAAGAGGAGGGAAACCGGGTGCGGGTGGTCTTCCGCCCCACCTTCTCGGGCTGCCCCGCCCTGGCCCTCATCCGCGAGGAGATCGGCAGGGCCCTGAAGGCGGCGGGGGCGGAGGAGGTGGAGGTGGTGGAGGCCCGGACCCCCTGGAGCACGGAGGAGATGGCCGAGGAGGCCAGGGCCAAGCTGCTGGCCTACGGCATCGCCCCGCCTCTTCCCCTCCCCCTGGCCCACCAGGACCCCGCCTGCCCCCGGTGCGGGAGCCGCCAGGTGGGTCTCAAGAACGCCTTCGGGGCCACCCTGTGCAAGTCCCTCTACCAGTGCAACGCCTGCGGGGAGGTCTTCGAGGCCTTCAAGGCGGTGTGA
- the nadA gene encoding quinolinate synthase NadA has product MDKELLTQEVLRLKAERQAVILAHSYQLPEVQEVADFVGDSLGLAREAERTPAKVIVFAGVHFMAETAAILNPDKTVLLPDLEAGCSLADSLRPEDVLAWKAAHPEGIVVAYVNTRAEVKALADVCVTSANAVEVVARLPQDRPILFVPDMFLGAHVARVTGRRLHLFPGECHVHAGIREEHLKALLETHPGAEFLIHPECGCGSGCLYLKPDAKMLSTEGMVRYARRAEAREFVVATEVGILHRLAKEAPGKTFVPVKPDAVCEYMKRITLEKVYLSLKEMRYAVGVPEEVAGRARRALEAMVAVG; this is encoded by the coding sequence ATGGACAAGGAACTCCTTACCCAAGAGGTGCTCCGCCTGAAGGCGGAGCGGCAGGCGGTGATCCTGGCCCACTCCTACCAGCTCCCCGAGGTGCAGGAGGTGGCCGACTTCGTGGGGGACTCCCTAGGCCTGGCCCGGGAGGCCGAGCGAACCCCGGCCAAGGTGATCGTCTTCGCCGGGGTGCACTTCATGGCGGAAACCGCCGCCATCCTCAACCCCGACAAGACCGTGCTCCTGCCGGACCTGGAGGCGGGCTGCTCCCTGGCGGACAGCCTCCGCCCGGAGGACGTCCTGGCCTGGAAGGCGGCCCACCCCGAGGGGATCGTGGTGGCCTACGTGAACACCAGGGCCGAGGTGAAGGCCCTGGCGGACGTGTGCGTGACCAGCGCCAACGCGGTGGAGGTGGTCGCCCGCCTCCCCCAGGACCGGCCCATCCTCTTCGTGCCCGACATGTTCCTGGGGGCCCACGTGGCCCGGGTGACGGGGCGGAGGCTCCACCTCTTCCCCGGGGAGTGCCACGTGCACGCGGGGATCCGCGAGGAGCACCTCAAGGCCCTCCTGGAGACCCACCCGGGGGCGGAGTTCCTCATCCACCCCGAGTGCGGCTGCGGCTCGGGCTGCCTCTACCTCAAGCCCGACGCCAAGATGCTCTCCACCGAAGGCATGGTGCGCTACGCCCGGCGGGCGGAGGCCCGGGAGTTCGTGGTGGCTACGGAGGTGGGGATCCTCCACCGCCTCGCCAAGGAAGCCCCGGGGAAGACCTTCGTCCCGGTGAAGCCCGATGCCGTCTGCGAGTACATGAAGCGGATCACCCTGGAGAAGGTCTACCTCTCCCTGAAGGAGATGCGCTACGCGGTGGGGGTGCCCGAGGAGGTGGCGGGGCGGGCCCGGCGGGCCCTCGAGGCCATGGTGGCCGTGGGCTAG
- a CDS encoding phenylacetic acid degradation protein: MWGTEWPRYEVIKQDTPKSSPQMVGSVHAVGPEHALLVARHVFVRRPAAYALFVAPAEAFFHITQEGLKDPGALRPEEGPEEPYWVFAKRSHRRSMVYGDLVGRFAARGPGDAIAQALLQAQGVAFWAVPERLVAGTEPKEEVVESWFAPAKEKTYRLQSYYGLITAKGEEV, translated from the coding sequence ATGTGGGGAACGGAGTGGCCCCGGTACGAGGTCATCAAGCAGGACACTCCCAAAAGCTCGCCCCAGATGGTGGGTTCGGTGCACGCCGTGGGCCCCGAGCATGCCCTCCTGGTGGCCCGGCACGTCTTCGTGCGGCGCCCCGCCGCCTACGCCCTCTTCGTGGCCCCGGCGGAGGCCTTCTTCCACATCACCCAGGAGGGGCTTAAGGATCCTGGGGCCTTGAGGCCCGAGGAGGGCCCGGAGGAGCCCTACTGGGTCTTCGCCAAGCGGAGCCACCGCCGCAGCATGGTCTACGGGGACCTGGTGGGCCGCTTTGCCGCCAGGGGTCCCGGGGACGCCATCGCCCAGGCCCTCCTTCAGGCCCAGGGGGTGGCCTTCTGGGCGGTTCCCGAGCGCCTGGTGGCGGGCACCGAGCCCAAGGAGGAGGTGGTGGAGAGCTGGTTTGCCCCGGCCAAGGAGAAGACCTACCGGCTGCAGAGCTACTACGGCCTCATCACCGCCAAGGGAGAGGAGGTGTAG
- the paaZ gene encoding phenylacetic acid degradation bifunctional protein PaaZ, with the protein MKVKSYLMGRWREGEGEGVPLRDAATGEAIGFVTSEGLPLREAVAWGREAGGGALLALDFRERGRRLRALAQYLSERKEELYRLYATTGGTRRDAWYDVDGGIGVLFAYSSLARQLPEGNLLPEEENLPLSKDHSFQGRHLLGPKGGITLQVNAFNFPVWGLLEKFAPAFLAGVPTLAKAATPTAHVAEGLVRLMLASGFLPEGSLQFVAGGLGEALEALDHRDSLYFTGSKATADRLRRHPAFLERGAFFNAETDSLNAALLGEEAGEEELQRLAEEIAAELTIKSGQRCTAIRRVFAPEGRLEALLEATRERLARLRLGDPREEGVDLGPLASPGQKEEVARALEALLAGGARVYWQHPGRRDGAFFPPSLLLAEDPYGEALHRVEAFGPVATFFPYGNREEALRLLRLGGGMLAATLATPDPEEARFYLLGLSGEVGRLHVLNRFDAHSSTGHGSPLPRLLHGGPGRAGGGEELGGLLSVRRHLARLALQADPKTLQALTGEYAKGAERPTQVHPFRKHYEELEVGETLLTHRRTVTEADIALFAHLSWDHFYAHTDELAAKESLFGRRVAHGYFVLSAAAGLFVDPAPGPVLANYGLEALRFTEPVGVGDTLQARLTVRAKRPRDEGTGVVEWAVEVTNQEGKTVAAYTILTLVARKPGLR; encoded by the coding sequence ATGAAGGTCAAGAGCTATCTCATGGGCCGGTGGCGCGAAGGCGAAGGCGAGGGCGTGCCCCTCCGGGACGCGGCCACGGGGGAGGCCATAGGCTTCGTCACCTCCGAAGGGCTGCCCCTGAGGGAGGCGGTGGCCTGGGGGCGGGAGGCGGGGGGCGGGGCCCTCCTGGCCCTGGACTTCCGGGAAAGGGGCCGACGGCTCCGGGCCCTGGCCCAGTACCTTTCCGAACGCAAAGAGGAGCTCTACCGGCTTTACGCCACCACCGGAGGGACGAGGCGGGACGCCTGGTACGACGTGGATGGGGGGATCGGGGTGCTCTTCGCCTACAGCTCCCTGGCCCGGCAGCTCCCCGAGGGGAACCTCCTGCCCGAGGAGGAAAACCTGCCCCTGAGCAAGGACCATTCCTTCCAGGGCCGCCACCTCCTGGGGCCCAAGGGGGGGATCACCCTACAGGTGAACGCCTTCAACTTCCCCGTCTGGGGCCTTCTGGAGAAGTTCGCCCCCGCCTTCTTGGCCGGGGTGCCCACCCTGGCCAAGGCCGCCACCCCCACGGCCCACGTGGCCGAGGGCCTGGTGCGGCTCATGCTGGCCTCGGGCTTCCTGCCCGAAGGGAGCCTCCAGTTCGTGGCCGGGGGCCTGGGGGAGGCCCTGGAGGCCCTGGACCACCGGGACAGCCTTTACTTCACCGGCTCCAAGGCCACCGCCGACCGCCTCCGCCGCCACCCGGCCTTCCTGGAGCGGGGGGCCTTTTTCAACGCCGAGACCGACTCCCTGAACGCCGCCCTCCTGGGGGAAGAGGCCGGAGAGGAAGAGCTCCAGCGCCTGGCGGAGGAGATCGCCGCTGAGCTCACCATCAAGTCGGGGCAGCGCTGCACCGCCATCCGCCGGGTCTTCGCCCCCGAGGGGCGGCTTGAGGCCCTCCTGGAGGCCACCCGGGAGCGCCTGGCCCGCCTCCGGCTCGGGGACCCACGGGAGGAAGGGGTGGATCTCGGGCCTCTGGCCTCCCCGGGGCAGAAGGAAGAGGTGGCAAGGGCCCTGGAAGCCCTTCTGGCCGGAGGGGCCAGGGTGTACTGGCAGCACCCGGGAAGGCGGGACGGGGCCTTCTTCCCCCCCAGCCTCCTCCTGGCGGAGGACCCCTATGGGGAGGCCTTGCACCGGGTGGAGGCCTTCGGCCCCGTGGCCACCTTCTTCCCCTATGGAAACCGGGAAGAGGCCCTGCGCCTCCTCCGCCTGGGCGGGGGGATGCTGGCGGCCACCCTGGCCACTCCCGACCCCGAGGAGGCCCGCTTCTACCTCCTGGGGCTTTCCGGGGAGGTGGGCCGGCTCCACGTCCTGAACCGCTTTGATGCCCATAGCTCCACCGGCCACGGCTCCCCCCTGCCCCGCCTCCTCCACGGGGGGCCGGGGCGGGCGGGGGGCGGGGAGGAGCTCGGGGGGCTCCTCTCCGTGCGGCGCCACCTCGCCCGCCTGGCCCTGCAGGCGGACCCCAAGACCCTCCAGGCCCTCACCGGGGAGTACGCCAAGGGGGCGGAGCGTCCCACCCAGGTGCACCCCTTCCGCAAGCACTACGAGGAGCTGGAGGTGGGGGAAACCCTCCTCACCCACCGCCGCACGGTGACGGAGGCGGACATCGCCCTCTTCGCCCACCTCTCCTGGGACCACTTCTACGCCCACACCGACGAGCTGGCGGCCAAAGAGAGCCTCTTCGGCCGGCGGGTGGCCCACGGCTACTTCGTCCTCTCCGCCGCCGCCGGGCTCTTCGTGGACCCCGCCCCGGGGCCGGTCCTGGCCAACTACGGCCTCGAGGCCTTGCGCTTCACCGAGCCCGTGGGCGTGGGGGACACCCTGCAGGCCCGGCTCACGGTGCGGGCCAAACGCCCCCGGGACGAGGGGACCGGGGTGGTGGAGTGGGCGGTGGAGGTCACCAACCAGGAGGGCAAGACCGTGGCCGCCTACACCATCCTCACCCTGGTGGCCCGGAAGCCCGGCCTAAGGTGA
- a CDS encoding L-aspartate oxidase has product MRTLTVDLLILGAGVAGVYAALAAEGEGARVLLLSKDPLPSGATPWAQGGVAFPRDVADLEAHLQDTLRAGRGLVEEGVARSILEEAPEHLERLLAWGLPFHPEPTREGGHSRARVRHLGGDRSGLLLLRGLLARLRSPVLEGHLAVSLLVAGDRVAGAYVLGPEGPLEVRAGAVLLATGGLGRLFPVTTNPPGATGDGMALAYRAGAVLRDLEFVQFHPTALPEGSLVSEACRGEGAILVNALGERFLPRYDPLAELAPRDVVARAVFLEGLRTGGVFLDLRPIPRLEERFPTVVAQARALGLDPLKEPLPVAPAAHYAIGGVRTDPWGFTGVAGLYAAGEVASTGLHGANRLASNSLLEGLVLGQRAARAALASLAFPKAPEPLPALTLDPALLPGLRRRMGEGAGVLRRREGLEAALAFAEGLPLEESPPDRAARPHLEAGNLALLARLLLRMALLREESRGAHHREDCPGEAEEAYHLEARGATLCRVPLGV; this is encoded by the coding sequence GTGCGGACCCTGACCGTAGACCTTCTGATCCTGGGGGCCGGGGTGGCGGGGGTGTACGCCGCCTTGGCCGCGGAAGGGGAGGGGGCCCGGGTCCTCCTCCTCAGCAAGGATCCCCTGCCCTCCGGCGCCACCCCCTGGGCCCAGGGGGGGGTGGCCTTCCCCCGGGACGTGGCGGACCTGGAGGCCCACCTCCAGGACACCCTGCGGGCCGGGCGGGGCCTGGTGGAGGAAGGGGTGGCCCGCTCCATCCTGGAAGAGGCGCCCGAGCACCTGGAACGCCTCCTCGCCTGGGGCCTCCCCTTCCACCCCGAGCCCACCCGGGAGGGGGGGCACTCCCGGGCCCGGGTGCGCCACCTGGGAGGGGATAGGAGCGGCCTCCTCCTCCTCCGGGGCCTCCTGGCCCGCCTCAGGAGCCCGGTCCTGGAAGGGCACCTGGCGGTGAGCCTCCTGGTGGCAGGAGACCGGGTGGCGGGAGCCTATGTCCTCGGCCCGGAGGGCCCCCTGGAGGTGCGGGCCGGGGCGGTCCTCCTGGCCACCGGGGGACTGGGGCGGCTCTTCCCCGTGACCACCAACCCCCCCGGGGCCACGGGGGACGGAATGGCCCTGGCCTACCGGGCGGGAGCCGTCCTGCGGGACCTGGAGTTCGTCCAGTTTCATCCCACGGCCCTCCCCGAGGGCTCCCTGGTGAGCGAGGCCTGCCGGGGAGAGGGGGCCATCCTGGTGAACGCCCTGGGGGAGCGCTTCCTGCCCCGCTACGACCCCCTGGCGGAGCTCGCCCCCCGGGACGTGGTGGCCCGGGCGGTCTTCCTGGAGGGCCTGCGCACCGGAGGGGTCTTCCTGGACCTGAGGCCCATCCCCCGCCTGGAGGAGCGCTTCCCCACGGTGGTGGCCCAGGCCCGGGCCCTGGGCCTGGACCCCCTGAAGGAGCCCCTCCCCGTGGCCCCCGCCGCCCACTACGCCATAGGGGGGGTGAGGACCGACCCCTGGGGCTTCACCGGGGTCGCGGGCCTCTACGCCGCGGGGGAGGTGGCCTCCACCGGGCTCCACGGGGCCAACCGTTTGGCCTCCAACAGCCTCCTGGAGGGCCTGGTCCTAGGGCAGCGGGCCGCCCGGGCAGCCCTCGCCAGCCTGGCCTTTCCCAAGGCCCCGGAGCCCCTGCCCGCCCTGACCCTGGACCCCGCCCTTCTCCCCGGGCTCCGGCGGCGGATGGGGGAGGGAGCGGGGGTGCTGCGCCGGAGGGAGGGCCTGGAGGCGGCCCTGGCCTTCGCCGAGGGGCTTCCCCTGGAGGAAAGCCCCCCGGACCGGGCCGCAAGGCCCCACCTGGAGGCGGGGAACCTGGCCCTCCTCGCCCGTCTCCTCCTGCGCATGGCCCTCCTGCGGGAGGAAAGCCGGGGGGCCCACCACCGGGAGGACTGCCCCGGGGAGGCGGAGGAGGCCTACCACCTGGAGGCCCGGGGGGCCACCCTTTGCCGGGTGCCCCTGGGGGTATAA
- the bfr gene encoding bacterioferritin, whose amino-acid sequence MKGHPDVIQSLQERLSEELAAILQYMVHAEMAENWGFKALAAHLKAHAITEMRHAERHIERILFLEGFPEVSRIGEIRIGKNVEEILFKDYEGELQAVKGYNETMNLAQQLGDNGTRDLVAEILKDEEAHVDWLETQRELKEQMGLQNYLQYLAGEAE is encoded by the coding sequence ATGAAAGGCCACCCGGACGTGATCCAAAGCCTCCAGGAAAGGCTTTCCGAGGAGCTCGCCGCCATCTTGCAGTACATGGTGCACGCGGAGATGGCGGAGAACTGGGGCTTCAAGGCCCTGGCGGCGCACCTCAAGGCCCACGCCATCACCGAGATGCGCCACGCGGAGAGGCACATCGAGCGCATCCTCTTCCTGGAGGGCTTCCCGGAGGTAAGCCGGATCGGGGAGATCCGGATCGGCAAGAACGTGGAGGAAATCCTCTTCAAGGACTACGAGGGGGAGCTCCAGGCGGTGAAGGGCTACAACGAGACCATGAACCTGGCCCAGCAGCTGGGGGACAACGGCACCCGGGACCTGGTGGCGGAGATCCTCAAGGACGAGGAGGCCCACGTGGACTGGCTGGAGACCCAGCGGGAGCTCAAGGAGCAGATGGGGCTCCAGAACTACCTGCAGTACCTGGCGGGGGAGGCGGAATAG
- a CDS encoding winged helix-turn-helix transcriptional regulator, protein MAEHEAAFCPVYTALNLLQEKWTLHIVRSLLEGPKGFNELSRAIGGVNPATLSQRLDHLVALGVVEKRVESYMPPRTRYRLTEAGRELEAVIAAIDRWARKNLKAPVG, encoded by the coding sequence ATGGCCGAGCACGAAGCGGCCTTCTGTCCCGTCTACACCGCCTTAAACCTTCTCCAGGAGAAGTGGACCCTGCACATCGTCCGCTCCCTCCTGGAGGGGCCCAAGGGTTTCAACGAGCTTTCCCGGGCCATCGGGGGGGTGAACCCCGCCACCCTCTCCCAGCGCTTGGACCATCTGGTGGCCCTCGGCGTGGTGGAGAAGCGGGTGGAGTCCTACATGCCCCCCCGGACCCGCTACCGCCTCACGGAGGCGGGCCGGGAGCTGGAGGCGGTGATCGCCGCCATCGACCGCTGGGCCCGCAAAAACCTCAAGGCCCCGGTAGGCTAG